In Mucinivorans hirudinis, the DNA window GAATGCGTCTCATTTATTGAAGAGATGTATACCAAAGCTGACAAAAACCTCAATCTAATCAATCAGGAGGCTAACCTTCGCTCAATTCCCAGTAGGATTACTACTGCCGCCCTGCGCGTAAAACTATATGCCTATGCGGCAAGTCCGCTCTACAACGGAGCACATCAGGCTGCTATGGCTCTACAAAATGAAGACGGCAAAAAGCTATTCCCCCTCAAGGATGAATCTAAATGGCAACGGGCAAAAGAGGCAGTGGAAGCCTATCTAACCATCTCTGCCCCATATCACGAAATTCACCGATGCGGTCCTCCTGAAAATCGAAATGTCGGCTTCGATGCCAATGAATCACTATACACCCTTTTCCAACAATACAACAAAGAGATTATTTGGGCAACATCAAGTAGCTCTTGGGGTGGAACAAATACCGCGGGACACATTCCGCATATTACCCCTCGCGGTTTAGCCTTTGCACTGCCCGCTTATGGCTGGCTGCAGGAGGTTATTGATGACTTTCGTATGGCTAACGGTAAGAAAATAGATGACCCAGGCTCGGGGTATAGTATGGATGAAGAGTTCAAGCGTACTCCAATGGAGGTCAAGATGTTTAACCGTGCCGTACATCCGAATGCAGGTACATATGAAACATTCAATGACAACATTGCAAAGATGTACCAAAATCGCGAACCTCGATTCTACCAATGGGTTACATACCAAGGCAGACGCTGGCAAATCAAAACATCATTGATTATAGATTATCGCAAGGGGGGCAATAACGATAACTCATCGGGAAGTAATTCGCGCACGGGTTACCTTGTCAAGAAGTTCTATCCTGAAAATATTATCAGCGAGGGGAGACCTGCCCGTATTAAGTTCATTCCCAGCATACAGATTCGTCACGCCGAGATGTTGCTTCTATCTGCCGAAGTGCTTAATGAGGCTACAAACGGCTCTGATGCTCGTATTATGCAGTTTATCAATGACGTTCGCACTCGTGGCGGCCTGCCCACTCTGGAGGAGACCTACCCGGGGAAGAGCTGGAATAAGGAGGCAAAGTGGCAAGCTATGGCTGAGGAGAAACGAATCGAGTTCCTGGACGAGGGTCAGCGCTACTTCGATGTTCGACGCTGGATGGTTGCCCACCGGGCGCGCGTCCCCATCACAGAGGGTGGTAAGACTCACCAATTCGGTCAGAAAGGTCAGTTCCATATACTATACCAAGACGGAGAGGTCGGAAGCTATGACGATTTGTTCCGACGCTATGCTCACGCAAGTGCAATGCGACAATTCAACGAATCGTGGTATCTATACCCCATCTCATTCGACGAAATACAAAAATCAAAAGGAAAATTGATTCAAAACCCGGGATGGTAAGAGGTGTATTATCAATGCACTTAAGGTAACCGTA includes these proteins:
- a CDS encoding SusD family outer membrane protein, producing MKNILTALTALIISVTIQSCKFLNVSDQRAGELTIEEAFNNVNWTRRWHRFIYTGIPDIGSRSHKGTDLNGLTMPWGGFSDEIWGYSIIEYACRDGYNASSAQFHRWGVYQQIRQAWQFIDNAHEIPQVGQGDYLLQEDVDKLKAEAYFFIGYYHWLLFELYGPIPIVDKAIDPTLSDITFSRASVDECVSFIEEMYTKADKNLNLINQEANLRSIPSRITTAALRVKLYAYAASPLYNGAHQAAMALQNEDGKKLFPLKDESKWQRAKEAVEAYLTISAPYHEIHRCGPPENRNVGFDANESLYTLFQQYNKEIIWATSSSSWGGTNTAGHIPHITPRGLAFALPAYGWLQEVIDDFRMANGKKIDDPGSGYSMDEEFKRTPMEVKMFNRAVHPNAGTYETFNDNIAKMYQNREPRFYQWVTYQGRRWQIKTSLIIDYRKGGNNDNSSGSNSRTGYLVKKFYPENIISEGRPARIKFIPSIQIRHAEMLLLSAEVLNEATNGSDARIMQFINDVRTRGGLPTLEETYPGKSWNKEAKWQAMAEEKRIEFLDEGQRYFDVRRWMVAHRARVPITEGGKTHQFGQKGQFHILYQDGEVGSYDDLFRRYAHASAMRQFNESWYLYPISFDEIQKSKGKLIQNPGW